From one Triticum urartu cultivar G1812 chromosome 3, Tu2.1, whole genome shotgun sequence genomic stretch:
- the LOC125548406 gene encoding uncharacterized protein LOC125548406, with protein MTSLFSKVSGAVAASARSVSRATRRLLLRGRRSRRSNGHKKERQAAAAATDAVCEDDSGALWRREILMGQRCEPLNFSGAIHYESQGRPIWQPRRRAMAAKMLCRSSDVVDDAVVACPTKLTVPGS; from the coding sequence ATGACTAGCCTCTTCAGCAAAGTGTCGGGCGCCGTGgccgccagcgcgcgcagcgtctcGCGCGCCACACGCCGCCTCCTGCTGCGAGGACGGCGGTCCCGGCGGAGCAACGGGCACAAGAAGGAGCGACAGGCGGCTGCTGCGGCAACGGACGCTGTGTGCGAGGACGACAGCGGAGCTCTGTGGCGCCGGGAGATACTGATGGGGCAGCGATGCGAGCCACTCAACTTCTCGGGTGCCATCCACTACGAGAGCCAGGGCCGGCCGATCTGGCAGCCCCGCCGCAGGGCCATGGCGGCCAAGATGCTCTGCCGATCTTCGGACGTCGTGGACGACGCCGTCGTCGCGTGTCCAACAAAGTTAACTGTACCTGGTAGTTAG